From a single Drosophila sulfurigaster albostrigata strain 15112-1811.04 chromosome 3, ASM2355843v2, whole genome shotgun sequence genomic region:
- the LOC133844339 gene encoding inactive selenide, water dikinase-like protein produces the protein MSYAADVLNAAHLELHGGGDAELRRPFDPTAHDLDASFRLTRFADLKGRGCKVPQEVLSKLVSALQQDYSAQDQEAQFLNVAIPRIGIGLDCAVIPLRHGGLCLVQTTDFFYPIVDDPYMMGKIACANVLSDLYAMGVTDCDNMLMLLAVSTKMTEKERDVVIPLIMRGFKDSALEAGTTVTGGQSVVNPWCTIGGVASTICQPNEYIVPDNAVVGDVLVLTKPLGTQVAVNAHQWIDQPERWNRIKLVVSEEDVRKAYHRAMSSMSRLNRVAARLMHKYNAHGATDITGFGLLGHAQTLAAHQKKDVSFVIHNLPVIAKMAAVAKACGNMFQLLQGHSAETSGGLLICLPREQAAAYCKDIEKQEGYQAWIIGIVEKGNKTARIIDKPRVIEVPAKD, from the coding sequence atgaGTTACGCTGCAGATGTTTTGAATGCTGCTCATCTCGAGCTACATGGTGGTGGCGATGCTGAGCTGCGTCGCCCCTTTGATCCCACCGCCCACGATCTGGACGCATCTTTCCGCCTGACACGTTTCGCCGACTTGAAGGGACGTGGCTGCAAAGTGCCGCAAGAGGTGCTTTCCAAACTGGTGTCAGCACTGCAGCAGGATTACTCTGCTCAGGATCAGGAGGCTCAGTTCCTTAACGTGGCCATTCCCCGCATTGGCATCGGACTCGATTGTGCCGTCATTCCGCTGCGCCATGGCGGCTTGTGCCTGGTCCAGACCACCGACTTCTTCTATCCCATCGTCGATGATCCCTACATGATGGGCAAAATTGCGTGCGCCAATGTGCTTAGTGATTTGTATGCGATGGGTGTCACTGATTGTGACAATATGCTAATGTTGCTTGCAGTCAGCACCAAGATGACAGAGAAGGAGCGCGATGTGGTGATTCCACTGATAATGCGTGGCTTTAAAGACTCCGCTTTGGAGGCGGGTACTACCGTCACTGGCGGACAGAGCGTTGTCAATCCCTGGTGCACCATTGGCGGCGTCGCTTCCACTATTTGCCAACCCAATGAGTACATTGTGCCCGATAACGCTGTGGTCGGCGACGTGTTGGTGCTGACCAAGCCACTGGGCACCCAAGTAGCCGTAAATGCGCATCAGTGGATCGATCAGCCAGAGCGCTGGAATCGCATTAAGCTCGTCGTCTCCGAGGAGGATGTGCGCAAGGCTTATCACCGTGCCATGAGCTCCATGTCGCGTTTGAATCGCGTAGCCGCCCGACTAATGCACAAGTACAATGCCCATGGTGCTACGGATATCACCGGCTTTGGTCTTCTGGGTCATGCCCAGACTCTGGCCGCCCATCAGAAGAAGGACGTGTCCTTTGTTATACACAATCTTCCCGTGATTGCCAAGATGGCCGCTGTAGCCAAGGCATGCGGCAACATGTTCCAGCTGCTGCAAGGACATTCCGCTGAAACGTCGGGTGGATTGCTCATCTGCTTGCCACGCGAACAGGCGGCTGCCTATTGCAAGGACATTGAGAAACAGGAGGGATACCAGGCCTGGATCATTGGCATTGTGGAAAAGGGTAACAAAACGGCACGCATCATCGATAAGCCACGTGTCATTGAGGTGCCCGCCAAGGATTAg